The following DNA comes from Marinilactibacillus sp. Marseille-P9653.
AGTCTGTTCATTCTGAACAAGTGTTTCGATACGTTTACGTTGTTTCATTTCTTTTTCTCGAATTTGTGCAGCTCTTTCAAAGTTCTGATCTTGTATAGCTTCTTCTTTCATTCTAGTTAGATCTTCCAACTTTTGGTTTGCTTTAGACATTGTTGTTGGTTGATCACTAGAATCGATACGTACTTTGGACGCTGATTCATCCATCAAGTCGATTGCTTTATCTGGTAATTGTCTTGAAGTGATGTATCGGGTTGAGAAATGTACAGCTGCATGAACTGCATCATCTGTTATAGAAACACCATGATGTTCCTCATATCGCTCTCTCAATCCCATTAGAATCGCTTCCGCTTCAATCTCTGATGGCGGGTCTACTTGAACAGATGCGAAACGACGTTCAAGCGCAGCATCTTTTTCAATATGCTTTTGGTACTCATCAAGTGTCGTTGCACCAATTGTTTGCAACTCACCTCTAGCTAATGCCGGTTTTAAAATATTAGATGCATCTATTGCGCCTTCAGCACCACCAGCGCCTATTAACGTATGCAATTCATCGATAAACAAGATAACTTCTCCATCTTCATAAATCTCATCAATGATTTTTTTCATACGTTCTTCAAATTCTCCACGGTATTTAGTTCCCGCAACAAGAGAACCCATATCTAAAGTCATCAATCGTTTGTTTCTCAATACAGGAGGTACTTCTCCCGCAACGATTTTTTGTGCAAGTCCTTCAGCAATTGCCGTTTTACCGACACCAGGATCACCTACTAGTACAGGGTTATTTTTTGTACGTCTACTCAAAATCTGAATAATTCTACGAACTTCTTTGTTTCTTCCGATAATTGGATCCAGACGGTCTTCTCTCGCTGCCTGTGTCAAATTACGGGCTAAAGAATCTAGCGTAGGTGTTCCATCTACAGATTTCGGTCCTTTTGCTGGTCTGCGACCTTTAAATCCATTTCTTCCTTTATTTTCTTGAACACCTAGTTTTTTCAATACCATTTGTCTTGTTTTAGATAAATTGATATCCAGATTATTCATGATTTTAGAAGAAAGAATATCATCATCTCTTAAAAGTCCTAAAAGTAGATGTTCTGTTCCAACTTGGGGACGTTGCATTCTTCTCGCTTCATCAGTAGCATACTTAATGACTTGACGTGCTCGAGGAGAGTACGGTAATACCGCACTGGAAGGTAACGCCTTACCCGGTCCATAACTTGTAAAATGTTCAATTTCTTCTTTTACTTCTTCTTCTGAAAGAGACAATTGTCTTAATGTTTTTCCAGCGATTCCTTCAGTTTCTATTACCAATCCTAATAGGATATGTTCAGTTCCTACAGTACGGTGGCGGAATCCCTTCGCTTCTTCTTGTGCAATTAACAAGGCTTTTTTGGCCTTATCCGTAAATAACTCATTCATAAAATTTAATCCGCCCTTCTATTCTCTTGGCTCTTCATACTTTAAATTTGCGATCATACTTTTCAATAAATTAGCTCTAATCTGATTATCAATTATTCGATCTCCAGTATACAATGTTTTATCAACAGCTACTAGCATTAGCTTTGCTTCTCTTTTGGATATAATATCATCCTCGTACAACGTTTGTACAATTGATTGTGCATCTCTTTCAGAGATACTCTTCCCAATAATTTCAATCATCGTATCCATTAAATCAGACTCATCAAGCAAACGAACTTTGATAATCCGAATGTATCCGCCACCTCCGCGCTTACTTTCAACGAGATAGCCTTGTTGGATCGTGAATCTTGTATTGATTACATAATTTATTTGAGAAGGAACGCAATCAAACAATTGTGCGATCTCACTACGTCTGATTTCAACTTTTTCTTGCTGCTTCAAAACTTTTTTCAAATAAGCTTCTATAATATCTGACATGTTTTGATTTTCCATGTTGAATCATTATCAAAACGATTGTTACCTTTCACTAATAGCTATAGTGACCAATAAACCTCGTTTCAATATCCTCCTTTTCAAACCAATTTCTTTCTTTGACTAACTTTGACTAAACATATTATACCAGTGTTATGTGTAATTTAAAAGAGCAAGAACTCTTGTCATCATTGCTATTTTTTCCAGGGTAGAATAATCAAATATCAACTCTTTACTCAGTAAAGTTACAGCAAATAGAATAAACAAAAAAAGCCATTGCATTATACATTGGCTTTAATGAATCTATTTGTATCACATCTATTGAGATGAGCCGTGCAGGGTTCGAACCTGCGACCCTCTGATTAAAAGTCAGATGCTCTACCGACTGAGCTAACGGCTCTGAAAAAAAATATGGAGGTTAACGGGCTCGAACCGCTGACCCTCTGCTTGTAAGGCAGATGCTCTCCCAACTGAGCTAAACCTCCTTTAAAGAAAAAAAAGCCTTGCACGGCAACGTCCTGCTTTCACAAGGGGAAACCCCTCACTATCCTCGGCGCTGGGAAGCTTAACGGCTGTGTTCGGAATGGGAACAGGTGGATCCTTCCCGCCATCATTACCGCACAATGACTCT
Coding sequences within:
- a CDS encoding ATP-dependent Clp protease ATP-binding subunit; translated protein: MNELFTDKAKKALLIAQEEAKGFRHRTVGTEHILLGLVIETEGIAGKTLRQLSLSEEEVKEEIEHFTSYGPGKALPSSAVLPYSPRARQVIKYATDEARRMQRPQVGTEHLLLGLLRDDDILSSKIMNNLDINLSKTRQMVLKKLGVQENKGRNGFKGRRPAKGPKSVDGTPTLDSLARNLTQAAREDRLDPIIGRNKEVRRIIQILSRRTKNNPVLVGDPGVGKTAIAEGLAQKIVAGEVPPVLRNKRLMTLDMGSLVAGTKYRGEFEERMKKIIDEIYEDGEVILFIDELHTLIGAGGAEGAIDASNILKPALARGELQTIGATTLDEYQKHIEKDAALERRFASVQVDPPSEIEAEAILMGLRERYEEHHGVSITDDAVHAAVHFSTRYITSRQLPDKAIDLMDESASKVRIDSSDQPTTMSKANQKLEDLTRMKEEAIQDQNFERAAQIREKEMKQRKRIETLVQNEQTSDEDQLEVTAKDIAEVVSQWTGIPIQQMEQKESDRLLNLEKVLHERVVGQGPAVIAVSKAIRRARSGLKDPNRPIGSFMFLGPTGVGKTELAKSLAEAMFGSEDSLIRVDMSEYMEKYSTSRLVGSPPGYVGYDEGGQLTEKIRQKPYSVILLDEVEKAHPDVFNILLQVLDDGLLTDGKGRQVDFKNTIIIMTSNLGATALRDEKSVGFGVVDKRFDHTAMEKKIREELKNAFRPEFLNRVDDTIVFESLKKEELREIVKLLTQSIVKRMDELGITLKITSSAMDVIAKEGFDPEYGARPLRRAIQSKIEDKLSEELLSGNIVSGDKLTIGASKGEITLKIKNQSSDINQTEAIPVKNQ
- a CDS encoding CtsR family transcriptional regulator; protein product: MENQNMSDIIEAYLKKVLKQQEKVEIRRSEIAQLFDCVPSQINYVINTRFTIQQGYLVESKRGGGGYIRIIKVRLLDESDLMDTMIEIIGKSISERDAQSIVQTLYEDDIISKREAKLMLVAVDKTLYTGDRIIDNQIRANLLKSMIANLKYEEPRE